The genomic stretch AAACttgtttcttccaaaatatccatagcatatttccgTTGAGAAATCATCAAACCATCTATAGATTGGgctacctcaatacccaagaaATAACGAAGCttaccaagatcttttgtctgaaATTGATTTGAGAGATGTTGCTTTAACTGGAGTATACCCTGCTGATCACTACCAgttatgacaatatcatctacatacacaataagataaatacaccCTTGGACTGAGTGACGATAAAAAAACAGAATGGTCTGGTTCACTACGGACCATACCAAATTGTTGTACTACAGTGCTGAATCTGCCAAACCAAGCTCTCGGAGAttgcttaagaccataaagagacATGTGTAACCTACACACCATATTCGATGACTCCTCCTGAGCAACAAATCCAGGTGGTTActccatatatacttcctcttcaagatcaccatgtaaaaaagcattttttatgtcaagttgatgaagaggcCAATGTCGAATGGATGCAATGGCTAGAAGAAGTCTAACAGATGTCATCTTGGCTACAGGCGAGAAGGTATCACTATAATCCAATCCAATATGAGTGTATCCTTTGGCTACCAAGCGAGCTTTAAATCGATCAATCTTACCATCTGGACCAACCTTCAATGTATAAATCCAACGACAACCTACTAAAGATCTCCCATGGGGTAGAGGAACCAGTTCCCAGGTACCACTGCTTTGAAGAGcacacatttcatcaatcattgCTTGCCTTCACTCAGGGTGAGACAATGCTTCACATGGAGTTTTAGGAATAGAAacagaagacaaagaagacaaacaagtatactacaaaggggaaagacgatgataacataaatcaatataatgTGGAGAAGGATTTCGTGTTTGACGTATACCTTTTCGAAGGGCAATCGGAAGATCGGACTCAGGTTGCAGGATCAGATCCGGTGATGTCGGAGGCATCGGAGGAGAGTCTGCAATGACCTCAAGGATAGGTATGACCTCAAGGACAGGTATGACCTCAGGGACAGGGATGACAGGCGTTGGGTGACGACGCTGATATGTTTGAAGTGGTCGAGAAGTGGGTGGGTCAGGAGCCCTAGACTGATGGGGGTAATGGTAGGCGGGACATTAATAACTACCGGAAAAGATGTGGGAGTACTTTCTTGAATGGGTTCTGGAGTTACGTGACTAGACTCGAAATATGGAACTGACTCGAAGAAGGTAACATCGGCCGATACTGGGTACCGTTGTAGAGTATGTTAATAACAACGATAACCTTTTTGGCATCGATGATAACTAAGAAAGACACACTTTAGTGATCGAGCTAAGAGTTTATCAAGACCAGGAGAGAGATTGTGTACAAAACATGTGGACCCAAAGACTCGGGGAGGAATTGGGTGAAGTGGGGAATTGGGAAAAAGGATTGAATGAGGAATTTTATTGTTAAGGACAGATGAGGGCATGCGATTTATAAGATAATATGTTGTTAGCACACCATCCCCCCAAAACCGAAGTGGAACATTACCATGGAGAAGTAGGGTCCGAGTGGTTTCTACAAGATGCCGATTTTTACGTTCCGCTACCccgttttgttgaggtgtgtgagGGCAAGATGTTTGATGGAGAATACCATTGCGTGACATGAAATTCTAAAATTGTTGGGATAAATATTCACGGGCATTGTCACTTCTTAAGGTACGGATAGACACACCGAATTGAGTTCTTATTTCTTGATAGAATTGTTCAACAATAGAAAATAATTCAGATCTATTCTTCATTAAAAATAACCACGTGCAAcgtgaaaaatcatcaataaaggtgacaaaatacctagactcaagagtagagacagtacgcgagggaccccaaacatcggtgtgaactaaagcaaaaggggACGAAGCTCGTTTATTGACTCGATTGGGAAACTGGCCACGAGTGTGTTTCCGTAGTTGACACGACTCACAATGTAAATTAGATACCTTCGATAAATTTGGCACCAACTTATGTAGTTTGGAAAGACTGGAATGACCTAACTGAACATGGATAGTGAGTGGAGAATCTTTGGCTGAGCATGTCTGAGATGACACAGAGAGGTAATAAAGGCCTTGAGACTCACATCCGACACCAATTGTTTGTCCCGAACTCCGATCCTGCAGGGTAACATTATTATTAGTGAAAGTGACACTACAATCAAGAGAACGAGTTAAACGACTGACTGAAAAtaaattaaatggacaattagGTACATAGAGGACAGAAGTAACCGAGAGAGAAGGTAGAATTCGAACAGTACCAATCCCTTCGGATCGGGTTTGAGAATCATTGGCAGAAGTTATAGTAGGTAAGAAACCGGATGTAGAGAGGGGAGATAAAAGATTTTTATTACCGGTAACATAATCAAACGCACCAAAATCAAAGACCTAagatccaagagaagatgattgAGAGAGACAAGCAGGTGAATTACCAATGTGTGCTACCGAAGCAGTAGAATCTAAGTTCTGATAATTCTGATACCACTTGAGGAAATCATCGTAGTTTGGCGTAAAGTTACGAGGAGTAGCCGTGAGTATCGGATCTGAAACAATTGCCCTATGGAGAGTGGAGCGGTTGAAAAATTGCCGGGATTGGCCGTCAGATGTGTTGTCACGTGCGGAGGTTTCTGCCGATGAAAAGTGGGGAACGGCTGGATCGGAAGAGGCGCTTCTACTGGTAGGTTACCGAAGAATTTTGAAAAGTGAGAGGCAAACCGGAGTGATGACACGGTTTGCAAAAAAAAACAGAGTGATGACACGGTTTGCAACAAAAGAAAAATCTCACCGGAAGACAGTGGGTCAACCGGGTAAAGCACGACGAAGAAAGAATTGCCTCTTAGCAGACTCTAGATACCATGTTGAAATACAAGAGACTgagagacatttgaataaactGTGTGTTTTGAAAAACATTACGGAGACTTTATTATAAAGAGAGATtataactaattacatgatatagtcgatgtgggactatttgatatacaaatattcttaatattatatttacaaatatcaacagAATATAACAACGCTTAAATACCAAATTTATTCGATATCAAGTCAACTGTTTAAGGATGAATTGGGATTCGAGAATTCATGATATCCTACTTATTTATTTATAATAAGTAGTGAATTCAAATTCCTCAATGAATATGAAACTCCGTTTTTTCTATGTCGatgaataactttttctatggatGTTTTATTCTTTAGAAGGTAAGAGAAAAGATAAAACtaaaaataaagtattaaattgAATTATTAATCCATATTCAAGTTTGAAACTCATGTAATTAACCTCTTTTCTTGTTATCTTGTTATTAACTTTATAGAAGATTAAAAGAATTAACTTATTATTAAGTCCATAGAAGATCAAAAGAATTGACCGTTGACCGTTGAGCTATCTTCATTGTTAAAAATATATTCGCTTAAATTTTTACACACATATTAAGAAACACAATAATACTGTCATAAGATATTACTCTTTTACTAACTTAACTATAACTTCGCCATATTAATTAATGTGTTAGAAGTAGTGTATCAAATAATAATTATATGACAATTGAAAAAAGAACATTCATATGATTAGAAAATGAGAATGACAGTTCTTTAAAAAAAGAATTTATTTATTAAAACGACAAATTTAAAGTGAAAAGAGTAGTACGCAAGAAGGAACTACAAAATGTGTGATCATAATCACTGTCTAATAAATAGAAATCTGAAATGCATATCGATAGAGATACATTTTTTATATTTATCTACGAGatacattttttttaaataaaatttaggtacaatttaattgaattgtacttaatatattaaaaaaaaatcattccGAGCACTTTACTATTCTCCGTTTCTTTTTAATTGTAGTTTGagtaaaaaaaattgttttttttaattgacgttttcaaaaaaatttaaaatttgagGTAACATTAATAGTCGTTTTGTCAAAATTACTCCTAATTACTTattaaaaagagaaaaaaaaataataaataattaaaaatattatagATAAAAAGACAATCATTATGTAAAAAATAAATCATTATTTAAAAAGTAGTAAAAATTATTAACTTTCTTAATATgcataaaaaaaattaaaaaagaacGGAGGGAGTATTTTACAAGAAAATTGATTTACTTTGtcaaaaaattatttttcaaagTTTATGTAATTTTTGTTGACAAAATATTAAATTTAGAGTCAAATGTGGGAAAAAAGATTTAAAGCTATCAAACAAAGGTTTAGAGGTATGAAAGTAGCTCTTTTGAGTGTTGACATTTTCATTCTCCTCATTTTAAGAGGCAATTTTCTCATAACAAAAGATAACAGTTATGAAGAGTCATTGTGATGGAAAGAAGATTTAAAGCTATAAACAAAGGTTTAGAGGTATGAAAATAGCTCTTTTGAGTCTTAGACATTTTCAATGTGTTCATTTTAAGAATTTTCTTATGGTGATTAACAAATAAAGCCAacataaattttaaaaatataataaaattgtTTTCGCAGTATAAACATTGTCTAAAATGCATTCAACTTATGTCATCAAAATATGAGGAAAGAGGTAAACCAAGttcattaaaaaaacaaaaaagcTGAATTGAgttaattttaaaaataaaatatattaaaaagAACAAAACCAAATATTATCATTTACAACTTGAAAACAATATTCATTTATAAGCCTCTCCAGGGTAACATATAGTTCATTTATATTCATGTAGCACTTTCATATATAAAACGTGTTATAACTCTTGAAGTTGTGGAAGAATATATTCACACCAAAAAATGTCAGTGATTTATTGACAGATTTATCACGATGGATCGGAACTCTGGATGTTATGTTTGGTTATTTTAGTACAATCAAATGGTCCAatctcttgatttttcttcaCCTGTAAACCATAATGAAACAAAGAAATAAGCCATATACAACAATACATCATCAAAATAAAAAGCATATAGTCACCATGAACGAATTGAGAAAGTAACATTAATAATATGCAACTTTCTGATTGAGATAACCCTATAAACACATTTGTGTATGAAACTTTACCAAAGTGATATCAATGGTTGAGAATGGAGATTGGGGGGCTTTGGTGAAATGAAAAAGGTTGATACAGGGCCAGTGAAAAGGCATTTGTAAAGGATGTGAAATTCCATAAATGTTCCAGTCAACCTAATTCTAATGGGTTATCTAATCACAAAAATACAAATATCAAATGCCTAGTTCTAGTATTTACTTTTTTGAAGTTAATAATTGAATTCATAGAAATTATACACGAACAAGTGAGATTGCAAAACAATCTTACGCTTTGAATTTGAATCAAATCTAGATACTGAAGAATGGACCTACCGGTGACCAAGGGTTCGGTTCATTCTGGACTTTGTCAGGAGGAGAGTTTTGTACAGCGCCACTCTTCATCATTAAAATCTCCTGCAGACGCAACAAATAAGATGAATCCAACATGGCAAAAATCACCACATTGCAAAGAACTAATTGCTTTATGTAAAGTCAGGAGCCTTAACCTtaaaaacaagtttgattccacTGCCATATGCAATTCAAACAATGCAAGTAAACATTTAACACAAACAATTACTAACAATTAGCTAACTTTGACAGTTTAAAAAATCAATGCAAACATACATAAACATAAATATTAAAAAGGGGGCGATGTTAAAGGCCAAAAAAATGGCAATGTAAGACTtcaaaacagaaaaacaagttGGCATGAAATACTTTGTCAGGAAAAGAAACTTAGTAATTAGGGATTAAAAGTATTGATGTTAGCTTAAGAAATTTGAGTCACCTCTCCAGCTGCTTCTATTGCAGCTAACCATTCCTCAGTAAAGGGAGCAACATTCAGTGGAGGCTTCGCTATCGGAACTTCCTGCTTGGTTTTAGTTGCATCTATTTCGCTGCCACTCACAAAATTAACATTGGTCACTCAATATGTAACGCTTCAAAACTGTCTTAGATTTAAAATGGAGGCTGCCAAAACATAGATGAACAAAAGTTATACAACAAAAATGATACTCACAGATGAATTATTTTGCCGTTGTCTTCTTCTGGAAAGTCGATTTTGTCTTTTGACTGACTTGCCATGTCAGTATTAGGAGACTTATCATTCTCAAAGACAGTAGTTACAGCTGCATCTGATAAACTTTCACTGTTCACTGAACCAACTTCATTACCTTGTAGGATTGTTTCAATGAAGATTGAATTATCTGAATCTAGTAACTTCGATTTTTCACTTAAAAGACATTGCTCCTCAGATTTCCAAGCAACTGCACTAGTAAAGGGGCCTTCACTCACTTGAATAGAAGAATCTAAATCAGCAGAAATAGCATTCCTATTGAGTTTCACTGAACTAACTTCGCTGCCTTCTGGGATTGTTGCGTTGAAGATTGAATTCTCTGAAGCTaataattttgatttttcacTTAAAAGACAGGGGCCTTCACTCACATCAATAGAAGAACCTAATTCAGCAGAAATAGCGTTCTCATTGAGTTTCATTGAACTAACTTCGCTGCCTTGTGGGATTGTTGCATTGAAGATTGAATTCTCTGAAGCTaataattttgatttttcacTTAAAAGACATGGATCTTCACTCACTTTAGTAGAAGAATCAAATTCAGCAGAAATAACATTCTCGAGTTGAATTTCAACTGAAGGAGATATATCTAATGAACCTTCTTCTGCACCGTTGATTTGCAAAAGTTCCACTTTTTCATCGACACCTTGATTTCCATCTTTGTTTACAAGCATATCTGAACTTAGTAACTTTGAATTTTCACTTAAACTACACTGCTTCTCACATATCAAAGAAACTGCAGTTGAAAAGGGATCTTCACTCACTTCAATAGAAGAGTCAAATTCAGAAGAAAAAAAGTTCATATTGAGTTGAGTTTCAACTAAAGGCAGTATATCCGACAAACCTTCTTCAGCATCATTGATTTGCAAAAGTTCAACCTTGTCTTCCACATCATGATTTCCATCTTCTGCACCATTGATTTGCAAGAGTTCCACCTTTTCATCCACATCATGATTTCCATCTTCTACATCGTTGATTTGCAAAAGTTCCACCTTTTCATCCACATCATTGATTTGCAAAAGTTCCACCTTTTCGTCCACATCACAATTTCCATCGTCTGCACCATTGATTTGCAACAGTTCCACCTTTTCATCCACATCATGATTTCCATCTTCTGCACCATTGATTTGCAAGAGTTCCACCTTTTCATCCACATCATGATTTCCATCTTCTGCACCATTGATTTGCAAGAGTTCCGCCTTTTCATCCACGTCATGATTTCCATCTTCTACATCATTGATTTGCAAAAGTTCCACCGTTTTATCCACATCATTAATTTGCAAAAGTTCCACCTTTTCATCCACATCATTGATTTGCAAAAGTTCCACCTTTTCATCCACATCACGATTTCCATCTTCTGCACCATTGATTTGCAAGAGTTCCACCTTTTTATCCACGTCATGATTTCCATCTTCTACATCATTGATTTGCAAAATTTCCACCTTTTCATCCACATCATTAATTTGCAAAAGTTCCACCTTTTCATCCACATCATTGATTTGCAAAAGTTCCACCTTTTCATCCAAATCACGATTTCCATCTTCTGCACCAATGATTTGCAAGAGTTCCACCTTTCCATCCACATCATGATTTCCATCTTCTACATCATTGATTTGCAAAATTTCCACCTTTTCATCCACATCATTGATTTGCAAATGTTCCACCTTTTCATCCACATCATTGATCTGCAAAAGATCCACATTTTCATCCAAATCACAATTTCCATCTTCTGCACCATTGATTCGCAAGAGTTCCACCTTTTCATCCACATCATGATTTCCATCTTCCACATCATTGATTTGCAAAAGTTCCACCTTTTCATCTACATTATTGATTTGCAAAAGTTCCACCTTTTCATCCACATCACGATTTTTATCTTCTGCACCATTGATTTGCAAAAGTTCCACCTTTTCATCCACATCACGATTTCCATCTTCCGCCCCGTTGATTTGCAAGAGTTCCACCTTTTCATCCACGTCATGATTTCCATCTTCTACATCATTGAGTTGCAAAAGTTCCACCTTTTCATCCACATCATTGATTTGCAAAAGTTCCACCATTTCGTCCACATCATTTATTTGCAAAAGTTCCACCTTTTCGTCCACATCACGATTTCCATCTTCTGCACCATTGATTTGCAAGAGTTCCACCTTTTCATCCACATCATGATTTTCATCTTCTACATCATTGATTTGCAAAAGTTCCACCTTTTCATCCACATCCTTGATTTGCAACACAACATGATTTCCATCTTCTACATCATTGATTTGCAAAAGTTCCACCTTTTCATCCACATCATGATTTCCATCTTCTACATCATTGATTTGCAAGAGTTCCATCTTTTCATCCACATCATTGATTTGCAAAAATTCCGCCTTTTCATCCACATCATTGATTTGCAGAAGTTCCACCTTTCCATCGACATCATGATTTCCCTCTATGTTTACAGACATATCTTCAATATGATGATTGGTAGCATTGTGCTCATTGCTATGGAACCCGCATCCTTCAAATGCATCCTCAACTAAATTTTGCTCCTTGATTTCTGTAGATGAAACAATAACTTTTGGCAGAAAGTCACTATCCAAGTGAACATCCTGGGAATTTACAGCAACAACAGCACTAGACTTTTGAAACCCAGGAAGATAGGAATCTTCATTTATGTTATTATCATCTGCCAATGAAGATGCTGAAACAGTTATACAATTTTCACTCAACCTATCCAATTCAAACTCCGGAGTTCTATCACGGATTGCTTTTGAGTCAATAACCTGGTCACATTCCTTATCCACTGGGCTTCTCAGGATGAAACCTAATTGATCATCTACAGGAAGCTGACAGTCTTTGATCTCAATTATTTTAGATTCATCCTCAGAAGCGTCATTGATTCCTAGTATGGAATTTTCAGGAGAACCTTTGGAAAATAAGCTCGTCACATGAACTGGCTGAGAACTGTTCATATCAGAGATATTTTCTTTTTCCGGTCCAATTTCTTCTACACCACTAGGATTTAGAGCCTTGGGTTGGTCTGCCTGTAACTGCTGACTAACTGCGTCTAAATTACTTTGGGTGGTTTTTTTGCAATTGATTATGAGACTCTCGTTCAATAAATGCCCCTGTGCATCTCCTTCATATCTACCAAATTCATCAGCACCACAATTTACCTGTTCAGTATTCTTACACGGGGTTCCTTGTTTAGATCCTTCGGGGACAGTTTTGCAAAAATCATCAAGGCTAGAATTTAAAAGTGCAGTCTTGGCACTCTTGTATCCCTTAAACTCTCCTGAAAACTCTGCCTGTAGTATCAAACTTTCCTTGAAAGGCGGAATGTCACCGGTGGGCCCTTTGATTTGATCATCTTCATCTTGTCCTATGGTATTCTGCACAGTATTAGAAGTTCTCTGCATGATAGGAAAGAGCGTAGACTGTGGTTCCTGATATGAAGACCGGTCCCCATTTGACGTAACATCATATAACTTGTTATCCAGAGTGTGGTCGGCCTCTTTCTCCAACTGCTCATGTGTCTGACTCTTTTTAAGAAGTTCATTCTCATGTGTAGGTATTACCATGTTCTCCATGCTAGAAATGATCTCATTTTCATGTAGTTCTCCTTGCTCCTTGGATTTTAAGATGACATCATCAAGAATGTTTTCAACCTCTGCTTGCTTACTTATTATTTCAAAAATCGAAGAATCACAATCCCCTTCTACACCAGGCATCTGCTTATTGTCTATTTGCACGATTGCTTCTGGCTTGACATCTGAAAGGCTTAATTCCTTAGTGTCTGACACTTTCTCCAGAGTGTGGTCAGCCTCTTTCTCCAACTGCTCATGTGTCTGACTCTTTGTAAGAAATTCCTTTTCATGTGTAGGTAATACCATGTTCTCCATGCTAGAAATGATCTCATTTTCATGTAGTTCTCCTTGTTCCTTGGATTTTAAGATAACATCATCAAGAATGTTTTCAACCTCTGCTTGCTTACTTATTATTTCAAAAACCGAAGAATCACAATCCACTTCTACACCAGCCATCTGCTTATTGTCTATTTGCACGATTGCTTCTGGCTTGACATCTGAAAGGCTTAATTCCTTAGTGTCTGACACTTTCTCCAGAGTGTGGTCAGCCTCTTTCTCCAACTGCTCATGTGTCTGACTCTTCGTAAGAAATTCCTTTTCATGTGTAGGTAATACCATGTTCTCCATGCTTGAAATGATCTCATTTTCATGTAGTTCTCCTTGCTCCTTAGATTTTAAGATGACATCATCAAGAATGTTTTCAACCTCTGCTTGCTTACTTATTATTTCAAAAACCGAAGAATCACAATCCACTTCTACACCAGCCATCTGCTTATTGTCTATTTGCATGATTGCTTCTGGCTTGACGTCTGAAAGGCTTAATTCCTTAGTGTCTGACACTTTCTCCAGAGTGTGGTCAGCCTCTTTCTCCAACTGCTCATGTGTCTGACTCTTTGTAAGAAATTCCTTTTCACGTGTAGGTAATACCATGTTCTCCATGCTAGAAATGATCTCATTTTCATGTAGTTCTCCTTGTTCCTTGGATTTTAAGATGACATCATCAAGAATGTTTTCAACCTCTGCTTGCTTACTTATTATTTCAAAAATCGAAGAATCACAATCCACTTCTACACCAGCCATCTGCTTATTGTCTATTTGCACGATTGCTTCTGGCTTGACATCTGAAAGGCTTAATTCATTAGTGTCTGACATTTTCTCCAGAGTGTGGTCAGCGTCTTTCTCCAACTGCTCGTGTGTCTGACTCTTCGTAAGAAATTCCTTTTCATGTGTAGGTAATACCATGTTCTCCATGCTTGAAATGATCTCATTTTCATGTAGTTCTCCTTGCTCCTTAGATTTTAAGATGACATCATCAAGAATGTTTTCAACCTCTGCTTGCTTACTTATTATTTCAAAACTAGAAGAATCAAAATCCACTTCTACACCAGCCTTCTGCTTATTGTCTATTGGCACAATTGCTTCTGAGTTGACATCTGAATGGCTTAATTCCTTAGTACGATTCTTTGCTGCCCCTTTGACAATTTTGGACCTTGCTTCTTTAACAGAAACTGTTCCCAACTTCCTTAGTTTAGGAATGTTACTCTCTGAAGGTTTGCAGGGTATGGAGCTTTTCTGCAAGCTGTGTGAACCGGAAGCTTTTACCTGCAAAGCAAAAATAATAGGCATGGACGTGTGATCAATATGTGAGTGTCATTTTATTGATGCATGCTTCTAAATATGATATAGGGAAATGAACATAATAATCATACCTGAGAAAAGAAACCAATGGAGGGAGATGGCTTCCGTAGGCCTGATGATTTTATTGTCCCTGTTTGATGCGTTGTTTGATCCATTCTGGATGGTGGACGTAGTATGGAAACTGGGGTATCCTGTGCAGCAGGTCAAAAATATTTCAAGAGAATAATCAAATAATTTGTAGTTAAATAACAAAAAATACAAAATTGATGGAGTAAAAAATTGAATATTTGAGTAAGTACCCACCGAAAGTTTTCCAGCCTGCTTGGTAAGACTTCTACTAACAGAACACTTGTCAGCCATATCAACTTTAGGGATGCTTGGAACATATGTAGGATTTTTTGACAGGCTAGAGATGCTTGGTGTAGGATTTTTTGACATGCGAGGGATGCTTGGCGTAGGATTTTTTGATAGGCTAGGGATGCTTGGCGTAGGATTTTTTGGCAGGCCTAACATAATAAAAACGAGATCAATAAATTTGGGGACAGAAAAAAGAGGGATTTCACACTTCTGAAGTTAAGAATGCTGAAGTGAGAGATTCATTTTAAACGGAAAAGTGAAAAGTTAGTGATTGATTAAAAAAGCCAATAGTTGAGATTTCGATCATATGCATGTATTTTGACTAACAAACTACAAAGTTGTTTAAATTTCATCGTTGATCTTTGAATTGACTACTATAAAGTACTCACATTTTCCTTCTGAAGTGTATTCCTAGGTTTACAAGAGTTAAATCCAGAAAAAAGGATCAAATACAAACTACAGAACTTACTAGGATGTGCATTCTGATTTCTTTTTGAGGAACCTGAGCTCAACATTCCACTCCTAGTGGTAGTTGCATTTGCAGAAACATTGGATTTTGGTCCTGGTATCCCAGTGATTTTTGACTCTTTACTCGGCATTTTAGCGGTGTCAGTTATTTTTAGTTTTCAAAGGAGTTAAGGTAAGCACTTTCATTATTCAACAGAAATACATACAACTAAATTCCAGCACACACACACTAAAGAGACTCCACTCTGCAACAGTTTGAGTTAACTTCAAATTTATAAAATCACTTCAGCTAAAATAAGATTACAGTTTTTATTCATGAAAGTCTTTATAAAGTTTATAAAAGGTTATGGAGAAATTAAATGAGAAAAGTACCACAAAAAGTAAAGAAGCAGAAATTAATTACAACTTATTCAATATAAACTTTTTCTTTAAAAAACACATAGTTACAGTAAGATTCTTTCTACGTTTTTTCTCATAAGATTCTTCTTGACAAAGCTGACTGTTAATAAATATGCATCTAAACAAGCTTATAAAATCACTTCAGCTAAAATGAGTTTACAGTTTTTATTCATG from Lathyrus oleraceus cultivar Zhongwan6 chromosome 7, CAAS_Psat_ZW6_1.0, whole genome shotgun sequence encodes the following:
- the LOC127100429 gene encoding uncharacterized protein LOC127100429 isoform X17, which gives rise to MPSKESKITGIPGPKSNVSANATTTRSGMLSSGSSKRNQNAHPSLPKNPTPSIPSLSKNPTPSIPRMSKNPTPSISSLSKNPTYVPSIPKVDMADKCSVSRSLTKQAGKLSDTPVSILRPPSRMDQTTHQTGTIKSSGLRKPSPSIGFFSQVKASGSHSLQKSSIPCKPSESNIPKLRKLGTVSVKEARSKIVKGAAKNRTKELSHSDVNSEAIVPIDNKQKAGVEVDFDSSSFEIISKQAEVENILDDVILKSKEQGELHENEIISSMENMVLPTHEKEFLTKSQTHEQLEKDADHTLEKMSDTNELSLSDVKPEAIVQIDNKQMAGVEVDCDSSIFEIISKQAEVENILDDVILKSKEQGELHENEIISSMENMVLPTREKEFLTKSQTHEQLEKEADHTLEKVSDTKELSLSDVKPEAIMQIDNKQMAGVEVDCDSSVFEIISKQAEVENILDDVILKSKEQGELHENEIISSMENMVLPTHEKEFLTKSQTHEQLEKEADHTLEKVSDTKELSLSDVKPEAIVQIDNKQMAGVEVDCDSSVFEIISKQAEVENILDDVILKSKEQGELHENEIISSMENMVLPTHEKEFLTKSQTHEQLEKEADHTLEKVSDTKELSLSDVKPEAIVQIDNKQMPGVEGDCDSSIFEIISKQAEVENILDDVILKSKEQGELHENEIISSMENMVIPTHENELLKKSQTHEQLEKEADHTLDNKLYDVTSNGDRSSYQEPQSTLFPIMQRTSNTVQNTIGQDEDDQIKGPTGDIPPFKESLILQAEFSGEFKGYKSAKTALLNSSLDDFCKTVPEGSKQGTPCKNTEQVNCGADEFGRYEGDAQGHLLNESLIINCKKTTQSNLDAVSQQLQADQPKALNPSGVEEIGPEKENISDMNSSQPVHVTSLFSKGSPENSILGINDASEDESKIIEIKDCQLPVDDQLGFILRSPVDKECDQVIDSKAIRDRTPEFELDRLSENCITVSASSLADDNNINEDSYLPGFQKSSAVVAVNSQDVHLDSDFLPKVIVSSTEIKEQNLVEDAFEGCGFHSNEHNATNHHIEDMSVNIEGNHDVDGKVELLQINDVDEKAEFLQINDVDEKMELLQINDVEDGNHDVDEKVELLQINDVEDGNHVVLQIKDVDEKVELLQINDVEDENHDVDEKVELLQINGAEDGNRDVDEKVELLQINDVDEMVELLQINDVDEKVELLQLNDVEDGNHDVDEKVELLQINGAEDGNRDVDEKVELLQINGAEDKNRDVDEKVELLQINNVDEKVELLQINDVEDGNHDVDEKVELLRINGAEDGNCDLDENVDLLQINDVDEKVEHLQINDVDEKVEILQINDVEDGNHDVDKKVELLQINDVDEKVELLQINDVDKTVELLQINDVEDGNHDVDEKAELLQINGAEDGNHDVDEKVELLQINGAEDGNHDVDEKVELLQINGADDGNCDVDEKVELLQINDVDEKVELLQINDVEDGNHDVDEKVELLQINGAEDGNHDVEDKVELLQINDAEEGLSDILPLVETQLNMNFFSSEFDSSIEVSEDPFSTAVSLICEKQCSLSENSKLLSSDMLVNKDGNQGVDEKVELLQINGAEEGSLDISPSVEIQLENVISAEFDSSTKVSEDPCLLSEKSKLLASENSIFNATIPQGSEVSSMKLNENAISAELGSSIDVSEGPCLLSEKSKLLASENSIFNATIPEGSEVSSVKLNRNAISADLDSSIQVSEGPFTSAVAWKSEEQCLLSEKSKLLDSDNSIFIETILQGNEVGSVNSESLSDAAVTTVFENDKSPNTDMASQSKDKIDFPEEDNGKIIHLEIDATKTKQEVPIAKPPLNVAPFTEEWLAAIEAAGEEILMMKSGAVQNSPPDKVQNEPNPWSPVKKNQEIGPFDCTKITKHNIQSSDPS